A stretch of the Uranotaenia lowii strain MFRU-FL chromosome 3, ASM2978415v1, whole genome shotgun sequence genome encodes the following:
- the LOC129751519 gene encoding transcription initiation factor TFIID subunit 4-like isoform X2: MASANFLEEALKSDVDESAVSAIVGTLENQLDQSNTGPVQQVAKNFECGNDGNALTSAIVSNGGTTTTTPIYNSSVQQQQQQKHSNHGVANGEIVDVMNNNNNNSTNNNNNSKTFIITNSGGQQTVISNSNNNSSNTNSVGSGAGATVYLGKNITVSATTGIAPPSTPPALISTASPSSSVSSGINIISNQIVVSAGGQPPPPFNVPNNNNNSSNSTQNMPKNEPVKLVYPAPNGGPGTPTAGTAQAVLNMNNNRVTLTSTALPNGTITLTQAPQLIQTGGKTTIQATTQGGQPQGGQPQTLIIKNQQTGAVINSGAPGIVTMTKPINNQSAQNIVGLPAGVQIVNVRPGAPPTQQQQHHQQHQQQQQQHAQPKTVAAVSPRVVLGSQQIVSTRPPNANAITLSALQGQPGSTLLLKNEQGQFQLLRIGPAPTGAQITPANITATSGGNQTIRLQTVPAQPISSGSGTIIVNSQSITSTPTSYVTTQSTPVASVAPVPALAAQQHITISTAPQPAPSAVATGQPTVVATQQPTQTVVTNQQQQPQQPQQTGGAGQPATQTVVVTTTTTGGQTAQQRNSLDNTKEKCRKFLTNLIELSKREPKPVEKNVRTLIQELVDANVEPEEFCERLERLLNASPQPCLIGFLKKSLPLLRQSLVTKEITIDGINPPSANVAFSSSTLTQIPAQIRPVTQVVTQNSIVGQTQIRMVTSQSGAAAVPRIGQTTIRPATPVRIQGPIQQQQATPTGPGVTAIPRQITAQQIRPNATATVGHTTIVQTGGQSLAQTISTTPPALLPIRATTGAAITRAPATLQIRAATPVASRANNATPNATKATIRAQSPAVASVAAAAAAAAAAASGSAATQVKQVTAISNSNVVVAATPVVPSPPTASGAPPGLVVAGTQQPLPALALSSSAVANIAASSNSNSSTVNIISTSSIPSATNVVAGADPSSIANLGSTTSATNASSNSATTTTSSISSSTPAPSVSTSNASSSSTTTTTTGKAGSKSQSSASSKKKAANAAAASSADSADQQQGASAAAKKAAASMQSSFYQHHVASSMYGDDDINDVAAMGGVNLAEETQRILGSTEFVGTQIRSCKDEIFLQMPALQAKIRSIVARHGLEEPTSEVAVLISHACQERLKSVVEKLAVIAEHRIDIIKVDPRYEVTKDVRGQIKFLEELDKAEQKRHEEQEREMLMRAAKSRSKTEDPEQAKLKAKAKEMQRAEMEELRQRDANLTALQAIGPRKKPRLEEGASTPVTPGVSGVGTGASGKAATPLRPRIKRVNLRDMLFYLEQERESCRSQMLYKAYLK, from the exons ATGGCGTCTGCCAACTTTTTGGAGGAAGCTCTTAAATCAGATGTCGATGAATCTGCGGTGAGTGCGATCGTCGGAACGCTGGAAAATCAGTTGGACCAATCCAATACAGGCCCGGTGCAACAAGTCGCGAAAAATTTCGAGTGCGGGAATGACGGAAACGCGTTAACCAGTGCAATTGTGTCAAATGGaggaacgacgacgacgaccccCATTTATAATAGCTCagtgcagcagcagcaacagcagaaaCACAGCAATCATGGTGTTGCCAATGGTGAAATCGTCGATGTTatgaacaacaacaataacaacagcaccaacaataataataacagtAAAACATTCATTATAACCAACAGTGGTGGCCAGCAAACCGTGATCAGTAACAGTAACAATAACAGTAGTAATACCAATAGTGTCGGTTCTGGGGCGGGCGCGACCGTGTATCTCGGGAAGAACATTACTGTCTCGGCCACCACCGGAATTGCACCGCCCTCGACACCTCCGGCCTTGATAAGCACAGCTTCCCCTTCCTCGTCGGTTTCTTCCGGTATTAATATCATTAGTAATCAGATAGTGGTGTCTGCTGGTGGACAACCACCTCCCCCGTTCAACGTTcccaacaataacaacaacagtaGCAACAGTACGCAGAACATGCCAAAGAATGAACCAGTAAAGTTGGTGTATCCTGCTCCGAACGGTGGCCCTGGAACGCCAACAGCTGGTACGGCACAGGCAGTCCTTAACATGAACAACAACCGGGTCACGCTGACCTCGACGGCCCTGCCGAATGGGACGATTACCCTGACGCAGGCCCCACAGCTTATCCAAACTGGTGGCAAAACCACCATCCAGGCGACCACCCAGGGTGGACAGCCGCAAGGTGGACAACCGCAAACTTTGATCATCAAAAATCAGCAAACCGGAGCCGTGATAAACTCCGGAGCGCCAGGGATAGTAACAATGACAAAGCCAATCAACAATCAG TCCGCACAGAACATAGTCGGTTTGCCGGCCGGTGTACAGATAGTGAATGTTAGACCTGGCGCACCACCCacgcaacagcaacagcatcatcagcagcatcaacaacaacagcagcagcatgcACAGCCCAAAACTGTTGCCGCTGTCTCACCTAGAGTTGTACTCGGTAGCCAGCAAATAGTTAGTACTAGACCACCAAACGCAAACGCT ATTACACTAAGTGCCCTTCAAGGACAGCCCGGATCGACGCTGCTGCTGAAGAACGAGCAAGGCCAGTTTCAGCTGCTAAGGATCGGTCCAGCGCCGACCGGTGCCCAGATTACCCCTGCCAATATCACTGCGACGTCCGGCGGCAACCAGACGATACGATTGCAAACCGTGCCAGCT CAACCAATTTCGTCCGGTTCTGGAACGATAATTGTCAATTCTCAGTCCATCACCTCTACACCAACAAGCTACGTGACCACACAGTCAACTCCAGTGGCATCGGTTGCCCCGGTTCCGGCCTTGGCAGCTCAGCAGCACATAACCATCTCAACTGCCCCCCAGCCAGCACCCTCAGCTGTCGCAACGGGACAACCAACGGTTGTGGCCACTCAGCAACCAACGCAAACAGTCGTCACGAATCAGCAACAACAACCGCAGCAACCTCAACAAACTGGCGGTGCGGGTCAACCGGCAACGCAAACCGTCGTAGTGACAACAACGACGACTGGTGGCCAAACTGCTCAGCAGCGCAACTCGTTAGATAATACCAAAGAAAAATGCAGAAAGTTTCTTACCAATCTTATCGAGCTCTCGAAGCGGGAACCGAAACCGGTGGAAAAGAATGTAAGAACTCTTATCCAGGAATTGGTTGACGCCAACGTTGAACCGGAAGAATTTTGTGAGCGGCTGGAACGTTTGCTTAATGCCAGTCCGCAGCCGTGCCTCATTGGATTTCTCAAG AAAAGTTTACCACTTCTTCGACAATCCCTGGTAACCAAGGAAATAACCATCGATGGCATTAATCCACCGTCGGCCAATGTGGCATTTTCCAGTTCAACTCTAACGCAAATACCC GCCCAAATTCGTCCCGTAACACAAGTCGTGACGCAAAACAGTATAGTCGGTCAAACGCAAATTCGAATGGTAACGTCACAGTCTGGCGCAGCGGCCGTACCCCGGATAGGGCAAACGACGATACGGCCAGCTACTCCTGTGCGAATACAAGGTCCAATCCAGCAGCAACAAGCCACTCCAACTGGTCCTGGAGTCACTGCGATTCCTCGACAGATTACCGCCCAGCAAATCAGGCCCAACGCAACGGCCACCGTTGGGCATACGACAATCGTGCAAACGGGGGGCCAGTCGCTGGCGCAGACGATCTCGACGACACCTCCGGCGCTTTTACCG ATTCGCGCCACGACTGGAGCGGCTATAACGCGTGCACCAGCGACCCTGCAAATCCGTGCAGCAACTCCGGTAGCGTCCCGTGCGAATAATGCGACGCCAAACGCCACTAAGGCCACCATCCGAGCACAATCGCCGGCTGTGGCCTCAGTGGCAGCTGCTGCGGCAGCGGCGGCCGCTGCAGCCTCTGGTTCAGCTGCGACCCAGGTTAAACAAGTGACAGCAATTAGTAACAGCAATGTGGTCGTCGCAGCAACTCCAGTTGTGCCCTCGCCACCGACCGCTTCCGGTGCTCCACCTGGATTGGTTGTGGCAGGGACACAGCAACCGCTGCCTGCGTTGGCTCTCAGCTCATCAGCCGTGGCCAACATCGCAGCCAGTAGTAACAGTAACAGCTCTACCGTGAACATTATCAGTACAAGCAGTATTCCTTCGGCCACGAATGTTGTAGCCGGAGCAGACCCCAGTAGTATCGCGAATTTAGGCAGTACAACTTCCGCTACGAACGCAAGTAGCAATTCTGCTACGACCACAACTTCCAGTATCAGTTCTTCCACCCCGGCGCCTTCCGTTTCTACTAGCAATGCATCTAGTTCTTCTACCACTACTACCACCACTGGCAAGGCCGGTTCGAAATCGCAGAGCTCGGCTAGCAGTAAAAAGAAAGCTGCAAATGCTGCTGCCGCTAGCTCTGCCGATTCCGCTGACCAACAACAAGGGGCTTCAGCTGCAGCTAAAAAAGCGGCTGCCTCAATGCAATCCTCTTTCTACCAGCACCATGTGGCTTCTTCCATGTACGGGGACGATGACATTAACGATGTCGCGGCCATGGGTGGTGTAAACTTGGCAGAGGAAACGCAAAGAATTCTTGGTTCAACCGAATTCGTGGGGACGCAGATCCGGTCCTGCAAAGATGAAATATTCCTGCAAATGCCTGCGCTACAGGCAAAAATCCGATCCATTGTGGCACGACATGGCCTGGAAGAACCAACTAGTGAAGTGGCGGTTCTGATATCTCACGCGTGCCAGGAAAGACTGAAAAGCGTTGTAGAAAAACTGGCTGTCATTGCAGAGCATCGAATCGATATTATCAAG GTTGACCCTCGGTACGAGGTGACAAAAGACGTGCGGggtcaaatcaaatttttagaagAGTTGGACAAGGCTGAACAGAAACGACACGAAGAACAAGAACGAGAGATGCTTATGCGAGCGGCCAAATCCCGATCGAAAACAGAAGATCCCGAACAGGCCAAACTAAAAGCTAAG GCGAAAGAAATGCAACGAGCAGAAATGGAAGAACTTCGCCAGCGAGATGCAAACTTGACTGCCCTGCAAGCCATCGGACCACGGAAAAAGCCTCGGTTAGAAGAAGGCGCCAGTACGCCCGTTACA CCTGGAGTGTCGGGCGTTGGAACTGGTGCCAGTGGGAAAGCCGCCACGCCCCTTCGGCCACGAATTAAGCGTGTCAACTTACGGGATATGCTCTTTTATCTGGAACAAGAACGTGAAAGTTGTCGTAGTCAGATGCTGTACAAGGCCTACCTCAAGTGA
- the LOC129751519 gene encoding transcription initiation factor TFIID subunit 4-like isoform X3: protein MASANFLEEALKSDVDESAVSAIVGTLENQLDQSNTGPVQQVAKNFECGNDGNALTSAIVSNGGTTTTTPIYNSSVQQQQQQKHSNHGVANGEIVDVMNNNNNNSTNNNNNSKTFIITNSGGQQTVISNSNNNSSNTNSVGSGAGATVYLGKNITVSATTGIAPPSTPPALISTASPSSSVSSGINIISNQIVVSAGGQPPPPFNVPNNNNNSSNSTQNMPKNEPVKLVYPAPNGGPGTPTAGTAQAVLNMNNNRVTLTSTALPNGTITLTQAPQLIQTGGKTTIQATTQGGQPQGGQPQTLIIKNQQTGAVINSGAPGIVTMTKPINNQITLSALQGQPGSTLLLKNEQGQFQLLRIGPAPTGAQITPANITATSGGNQTIRLQTVPAVSRFTGPPLALRKTIVTTQQVKQKQNQPISSGSGTIIVNSQSITSTPTSYVTTQSTPVASVAPVPALAAQQHITISTAPQPAPSAVATGQPTVVATQQPTQTVVTNQQQQPQQPQQTGGAGQPATQTVVVTTTTTGGQTAQQRNSLDNTKEKCRKFLTNLIELSKREPKPVEKNVRTLIQELVDANVEPEEFCERLERLLNASPQPCLIGFLKKSLPLLRQSLVTKEITIDGINPPSANVAFSSSTLTQIPAQIRPVTQVVTQNSIVGQTQIRMVTSQSGAAAVPRIGQTTIRPATPVRIQGPIQQQQATPTGPGVTAIPRQITAQQIRPNATATVGHTTIVQTGGQSLAQTISTTPPALLPIRATTGAAITRAPATLQIRAATPVASRANNATPNATKATIRAQSPAVASVAAAAAAAAAAASGSAATQVKQVTAISNSNVVVAATPVVPSPPTASGAPPGLVVAGTQQPLPALALSSSAVANIAASSNSNSSTVNIISTSSIPSATNVVAGADPSSIANLGSTTSATNASSNSATTTTSSISSSTPAPSVSTSNASSSSTTTTTTGKAGSKSQSSASSKKKAANAAAASSADSADQQQGASAAAKKAAASMQSSFYQHHVASSMYGDDDINDVAAMGGVNLAEETQRILGSTEFVGTQIRSCKDEIFLQMPALQAKIRSIVARHGLEEPTSEVAVLISHACQERLKSVVEKLAVIAEHRIDIIKVDPRYEVTKDVRGQIKFLEELDKAEQKRHEEQEREMLMRAAKSRSKTEDPEQAKLKAKAKEMQRAEMEELRQRDANLTALQAIGPRKKPRLEEGASTPVTPGVSGVGTGASGKAATPLRPRIKRVNLRDMLFYLEQERESCRSQMLYKAYLK, encoded by the exons ATGGCGTCTGCCAACTTTTTGGAGGAAGCTCTTAAATCAGATGTCGATGAATCTGCGGTGAGTGCGATCGTCGGAACGCTGGAAAATCAGTTGGACCAATCCAATACAGGCCCGGTGCAACAAGTCGCGAAAAATTTCGAGTGCGGGAATGACGGAAACGCGTTAACCAGTGCAATTGTGTCAAATGGaggaacgacgacgacgaccccCATTTATAATAGCTCagtgcagcagcagcaacagcagaaaCACAGCAATCATGGTGTTGCCAATGGTGAAATCGTCGATGTTatgaacaacaacaataacaacagcaccaacaataataataacagtAAAACATTCATTATAACCAACAGTGGTGGCCAGCAAACCGTGATCAGTAACAGTAACAATAACAGTAGTAATACCAATAGTGTCGGTTCTGGGGCGGGCGCGACCGTGTATCTCGGGAAGAACATTACTGTCTCGGCCACCACCGGAATTGCACCGCCCTCGACACCTCCGGCCTTGATAAGCACAGCTTCCCCTTCCTCGTCGGTTTCTTCCGGTATTAATATCATTAGTAATCAGATAGTGGTGTCTGCTGGTGGACAACCACCTCCCCCGTTCAACGTTcccaacaataacaacaacagtaGCAACAGTACGCAGAACATGCCAAAGAATGAACCAGTAAAGTTGGTGTATCCTGCTCCGAACGGTGGCCCTGGAACGCCAACAGCTGGTACGGCACAGGCAGTCCTTAACATGAACAACAACCGGGTCACGCTGACCTCGACGGCCCTGCCGAATGGGACGATTACCCTGACGCAGGCCCCACAGCTTATCCAAACTGGTGGCAAAACCACCATCCAGGCGACCACCCAGGGTGGACAGCCGCAAGGTGGACAACCGCAAACTTTGATCATCAAAAATCAGCAAACCGGAGCCGTGATAAACTCCGGAGCGCCAGGGATAGTAACAATGACAAAGCCAATCAACAATCAG ATTACACTAAGTGCCCTTCAAGGACAGCCCGGATCGACGCTGCTGCTGAAGAACGAGCAAGGCCAGTTTCAGCTGCTAAGGATCGGTCCAGCGCCGACCGGTGCCCAGATTACCCCTGCCAATATCACTGCGACGTCCGGCGGCAACCAGACGATACGATTGCAAACCGTGCCAGCTGTAAGTAGGTTTACCGGTCCTCCATTAGCCCTCCGCAAGACCATTGTCACCACGCAACAGGTGAAACAGAAGCAAAAT CAACCAATTTCGTCCGGTTCTGGAACGATAATTGTCAATTCTCAGTCCATCACCTCTACACCAACAAGCTACGTGACCACACAGTCAACTCCAGTGGCATCGGTTGCCCCGGTTCCGGCCTTGGCAGCTCAGCAGCACATAACCATCTCAACTGCCCCCCAGCCAGCACCCTCAGCTGTCGCAACGGGACAACCAACGGTTGTGGCCACTCAGCAACCAACGCAAACAGTCGTCACGAATCAGCAACAACAACCGCAGCAACCTCAACAAACTGGCGGTGCGGGTCAACCGGCAACGCAAACCGTCGTAGTGACAACAACGACGACTGGTGGCCAAACTGCTCAGCAGCGCAACTCGTTAGATAATACCAAAGAAAAATGCAGAAAGTTTCTTACCAATCTTATCGAGCTCTCGAAGCGGGAACCGAAACCGGTGGAAAAGAATGTAAGAACTCTTATCCAGGAATTGGTTGACGCCAACGTTGAACCGGAAGAATTTTGTGAGCGGCTGGAACGTTTGCTTAATGCCAGTCCGCAGCCGTGCCTCATTGGATTTCTCAAG AAAAGTTTACCACTTCTTCGACAATCCCTGGTAACCAAGGAAATAACCATCGATGGCATTAATCCACCGTCGGCCAATGTGGCATTTTCCAGTTCAACTCTAACGCAAATACCC GCCCAAATTCGTCCCGTAACACAAGTCGTGACGCAAAACAGTATAGTCGGTCAAACGCAAATTCGAATGGTAACGTCACAGTCTGGCGCAGCGGCCGTACCCCGGATAGGGCAAACGACGATACGGCCAGCTACTCCTGTGCGAATACAAGGTCCAATCCAGCAGCAACAAGCCACTCCAACTGGTCCTGGAGTCACTGCGATTCCTCGACAGATTACCGCCCAGCAAATCAGGCCCAACGCAACGGCCACCGTTGGGCATACGACAATCGTGCAAACGGGGGGCCAGTCGCTGGCGCAGACGATCTCGACGACACCTCCGGCGCTTTTACCG ATTCGCGCCACGACTGGAGCGGCTATAACGCGTGCACCAGCGACCCTGCAAATCCGTGCAGCAACTCCGGTAGCGTCCCGTGCGAATAATGCGACGCCAAACGCCACTAAGGCCACCATCCGAGCACAATCGCCGGCTGTGGCCTCAGTGGCAGCTGCTGCGGCAGCGGCGGCCGCTGCAGCCTCTGGTTCAGCTGCGACCCAGGTTAAACAAGTGACAGCAATTAGTAACAGCAATGTGGTCGTCGCAGCAACTCCAGTTGTGCCCTCGCCACCGACCGCTTCCGGTGCTCCACCTGGATTGGTTGTGGCAGGGACACAGCAACCGCTGCCTGCGTTGGCTCTCAGCTCATCAGCCGTGGCCAACATCGCAGCCAGTAGTAACAGTAACAGCTCTACCGTGAACATTATCAGTACAAGCAGTATTCCTTCGGCCACGAATGTTGTAGCCGGAGCAGACCCCAGTAGTATCGCGAATTTAGGCAGTACAACTTCCGCTACGAACGCAAGTAGCAATTCTGCTACGACCACAACTTCCAGTATCAGTTCTTCCACCCCGGCGCCTTCCGTTTCTACTAGCAATGCATCTAGTTCTTCTACCACTACTACCACCACTGGCAAGGCCGGTTCGAAATCGCAGAGCTCGGCTAGCAGTAAAAAGAAAGCTGCAAATGCTGCTGCCGCTAGCTCTGCCGATTCCGCTGACCAACAACAAGGGGCTTCAGCTGCAGCTAAAAAAGCGGCTGCCTCAATGCAATCCTCTTTCTACCAGCACCATGTGGCTTCTTCCATGTACGGGGACGATGACATTAACGATGTCGCGGCCATGGGTGGTGTAAACTTGGCAGAGGAAACGCAAAGAATTCTTGGTTCAACCGAATTCGTGGGGACGCAGATCCGGTCCTGCAAAGATGAAATATTCCTGCAAATGCCTGCGCTACAGGCAAAAATCCGATCCATTGTGGCACGACATGGCCTGGAAGAACCAACTAGTGAAGTGGCGGTTCTGATATCTCACGCGTGCCAGGAAAGACTGAAAAGCGTTGTAGAAAAACTGGCTGTCATTGCAGAGCATCGAATCGATATTATCAAG GTTGACCCTCGGTACGAGGTGACAAAAGACGTGCGGggtcaaatcaaatttttagaagAGTTGGACAAGGCTGAACAGAAACGACACGAAGAACAAGAACGAGAGATGCTTATGCGAGCGGCCAAATCCCGATCGAAAACAGAAGATCCCGAACAGGCCAAACTAAAAGCTAAG GCGAAAGAAATGCAACGAGCAGAAATGGAAGAACTTCGCCAGCGAGATGCAAACTTGACTGCCCTGCAAGCCATCGGACCACGGAAAAAGCCTCGGTTAGAAGAAGGCGCCAGTACGCCCGTTACA CCTGGAGTGTCGGGCGTTGGAACTGGTGCCAGTGGGAAAGCCGCCACGCCCCTTCGGCCACGAATTAAGCGTGTCAACTTACGGGATATGCTCTTTTATCTGGAACAAGAACGTGAAAGTTGTCGTAGTCAGATGCTGTACAAGGCCTACCTCAAGTGA